From one Lysinibacillus sp. G4S2 genomic stretch:
- a CDS encoding LytTR family DNA-binding domain-containing protein: MDPKQIEEIMEIIKEFFPENTSIAISDTNEYLYYQPSKKVDLKIKPGDPIKEGSAAHKALSYGQKISSYIEPDVFGIAYYGMSIPLMEEGETKGAITAIFPQKPSAFLTNYITIKIDDCWYPIKHDQVIYLETQLRKTFVKTMSREGYHRLNLSDLELFLAPDSFIRCHRSYIVNIDYIDEIQPDSHSTFLLIMKDGTRIPVSQRYASYFRRSLGF; encoded by the coding sequence GTGGATCCAAAACAGATAGAAGAAATTATGGAAATTATTAAGGAATTCTTCCCTGAGAATACTTCCATCGCAATTTCCGATACAAACGAATACTTGTATTACCAACCGAGCAAGAAAGTTGATTTAAAAATTAAGCCTGGCGACCCAATTAAAGAAGGTTCAGCAGCTCACAAAGCATTAAGCTATGGGCAAAAGATAAGCTCTTACATTGAACCTGATGTATTTGGTATAGCATATTACGGCATGAGTATTCCTTTAATGGAAGAAGGCGAAACTAAGGGTGCTATTACTGCTATCTTCCCGCAAAAGCCGTCAGCATTTTTAACGAACTACATTACTATTAAAATTGACGATTGCTGGTACCCAATCAAACATGATCAAGTCATTTATCTTGAAACACAGCTCCGAAAAACATTTGTTAAAACAATGAGTCGTGAAGGTTATCACCGTTTAAACCTAAGTGATTTAGAGCTATTTTTAGCACCTGACTCGTTTATACGTTGTCACCGCTCTTATATCGTTAACATTGACTACATTGATGAAATTCAACCAGATTCACATTCAACGTTTTTATTAATCATGAAAGACGGTACTCGTATTCCTGTTAGCCAACGCTACGCAAGTTACTTCCGTCGTTCTTTAGGTTTCTAA
- a CDS encoding succinate CoA transferase — protein sequence MDANVQKRLGLKELESKIVTAEEAAALISNGDVVGMSGFTRAGDAKVVPMALVERAKNEKFKIDVYTGASLGPEVDKYLAEAGAIRKRGPFQGDAGIRNLINSGDVLYVDAHLSHNAELVRQGIIGPIKYLILEAVAITEDGFIIPTNSVGNSPIFAEYAENIIVELNISHPEALIGIHDIYVPGEQGQREAIPMTDAMQRIGDIGIKVDPAKIKAIVISEEPDAPSLIVPPDEETQTMANILLDFFRDEIKAGRLTKQLMPLQSGVGSVANAVLDGFADSEFEDLVVASEVLQDAVFNLIDAGKVKFAAATSITLTEELQKKVYGNLEKYADKICLRSQEISNHPELIRRLGLISINTALELDIYGNVNSTHVSGTRMMNGIGGSGDFARNARLGIFVTKSYAKGGAISSIVPMVSHVDHTEHDVDVIVTEQGIADLRGLAPQERVPLIIENCAHPDYKEQLWDYYNRALEATGSHQTPHILEEALSWHVNLAKNKTMKKEIAKA from the coding sequence ATGGATGCAAATGTTCAAAAACGCCTAGGCTTAAAAGAACTTGAAAGTAAAATTGTTACTGCTGAAGAAGCTGCAGCGCTTATCTCTAACGGTGATGTAGTTGGTATGAGTGGATTCACTCGTGCAGGGGACGCAAAAGTGGTTCCTATGGCATTAGTTGAGCGCGCTAAAAACGAAAAATTCAAAATCGATGTATATACAGGGGCTTCTTTAGGACCTGAAGTTGATAAATACTTAGCTGAAGCTGGTGCTATCCGCAAACGTGGACCATTCCAAGGTGACGCTGGTATCCGTAATTTAATTAACTCTGGGGATGTACTATATGTAGATGCTCATCTTTCACATAACGCAGAATTAGTTCGCCAAGGAATTATTGGACCAATTAAATATTTAATCCTTGAAGCTGTCGCTATTACAGAAGATGGATTTATTATCCCAACAAACTCAGTAGGTAACTCACCTATCTTCGCTGAATACGCTGAGAATATTATTGTCGAATTAAATATCTCTCACCCAGAAGCTTTAATAGGAATCCATGATATCTATGTACCAGGTGAGCAAGGTCAACGTGAAGCGATTCCAATGACTGATGCTATGCAACGCATCGGTGACATCGGTATTAAAGTAGATCCTGCTAAAATTAAAGCGATTGTTATTTCTGAAGAGCCAGATGCTCCTTCATTAATCGTACCGCCAGATGAAGAAACACAAACAATGGCGAACATTTTATTAGACTTTTTCCGCGATGAAATTAAAGCTGGTCGTTTAACAAAACAATTGATGCCATTACAATCTGGTGTAGGTTCTGTAGCAAACGCTGTACTTGATGGCTTTGCAGATTCAGAATTTGAAGATTTAGTTGTTGCTTCTGAAGTACTTCAAGATGCAGTATTCAACTTAATCGATGCTGGTAAAGTTAAATTTGCAGCAGCTACTTCAATTACATTAACTGAAGAATTACAGAAAAAAGTATATGGCAATTTAGAAAAATATGCTGATAAAATTTGCTTACGTTCACAAGAAATTTCTAACCACCCAGAGCTTATCCGTCGTTTGGGTCTAATCTCAATCAACACTGCTCTTGAATTAGATATTTATGGTAACGTAAACTCAACACACGTATCAGGTACTCGTATGATGAACGGTATCGGTGGTTCAGGTGACTTTGCACGTAACGCACGTCTAGGTATTTTTGTTACTAAATCATACGCAAAAGGCGGCGCTATCTCTTCAATCGTGCCAATGGTTTCTCACGTTGACCACACTGAGCATGATGTTGATGTAATCGTAACTGAGCAAGGTATTGCTGACTTACGTGGTCTTGCGCCACAAGAGCGTGTACCTTTAATTATTGAAAACTGTGCACACCCAGATTACAAAGAACAACTATGGGATTACTATAACCGTGCTTTAGAAGCAACTGGTAGCCATCAAACACCTCATATTTTAGAGGAAGCACTTTCTTGGCACGTAAATCTTGCTAAAAACAAAACAATGAAAAAAGAAATTGCTAAAGCTTAA
- a CDS encoding MFS transporter: MKKFIYLIIFFSFFDLFTQLPVMSTYAESLGASAFLTGLAVGMYSLSNTLGNIISGFLTDRKGPFVILIIGLLTTGLSLSLYNLVEDPIILLIVRFVHGLVAGLIVPAAFTFLANATEQEKRGKGSAISGAFVGIAAIIGPAFSGILASRTSVPFVFNITASFMILLGILSFFLLKSNQVKKQKSEPSTNIPISVFFKNTSTLKAFLGAFFLMFSQGVIAYLLPLKVQSLGFDSRLSGTLMSTFGIIAVLVFILPTNRIFDKVAPIKTLALGISLMGVSQILISQADSSTLLYIAMACYGIGFGFLFPSVNSLLIDSTTAEIRGKAYGYFYAFFSLGVVLGSSLLGWLSLGVVSGFIFTGVVLLVFAIIIISTKQMR, encoded by the coding sequence ATGAAGAAATTTATATATTTGATTATATTCTTTTCATTTTTTGACCTATTTACCCAGCTCCCTGTTATGAGTACATATGCTGAATCCTTAGGGGCATCAGCCTTCTTAACTGGCCTAGCAGTAGGTATGTATTCCCTTTCCAATACATTAGGTAATATTATTTCTGGCTTTTTAACAGATCGTAAAGGTCCCTTTGTTATTTTAATCATAGGACTTTTAACGACAGGTCTTTCATTATCACTATATAATTTAGTAGAAGACCCTATTATTCTATTAATAGTTCGTTTTGTACATGGATTAGTTGCTGGCCTAATCGTACCTGCTGCATTCACATTTTTAGCAAATGCAACTGAGCAAGAAAAAAGAGGTAAGGGCAGTGCTATTTCTGGGGCGTTCGTCGGCATTGCTGCCATAATCGGTCCTGCGTTTAGTGGTATTTTAGCAAGTCGTACTAGCGTACCATTTGTATTTAATATAACAGCAAGCTTTATGATTTTGTTAGGTATTCTTTCCTTTTTCTTACTAAAATCAAACCAAGTAAAAAAACAAAAATCTGAACCAAGTACAAACATTCCTATAAGTGTATTTTTTAAAAATACAAGTACTTTAAAGGCATTCTTAGGTGCATTCTTTTTAATGTTTTCCCAAGGGGTTATTGCCTATCTACTTCCTCTAAAAGTGCAATCTTTAGGCTTCGATTCGCGTTTAAGCGGGACATTAATGAGTACATTTGGAATTATTGCTGTACTTGTATTTATTTTGCCCACTAATCGTATTTTCGATAAAGTTGCTCCCATTAAAACATTAGCGCTTGGTATAAGTTTAATGGGGGTAAGTCAAATTTTAATTAGTCAGGCAGATTCAAGTACGTTACTTTATATTGCAATGGCCTGCTACGGTATCGGCTTTGGCTTCTTATTCCCATCAGTAAATTCACTTTTAATCGACTCGACAACTGCTGAAATTCGTGGAAAAGCCTATGGTTATTTTTATGCCTTCTTCTCGCTAGGTGTTGTCTTAGGTTCCTCCTTACTCGGATGGCTCTCACTAGGTGTTGTCAGCGGCTTTATATTTACTGGAGTTGTATTATTAGTATTTGCAATTATTATTATAAGCACAAAACAAATGCGCTAA
- a CDS encoding GNAT family N-acetyltransferase → MEFQLQQLSDNKLAFVYEQEGERLAEITWQQKGQVMVMDHTYVSDKLRGQGVAKKLLDYAAAYARGNGYKMEAVCSYVVAAFEKSNAYDDVKQ, encoded by the coding sequence ATGGAGTTTCAATTACAGCAGTTATCAGACAATAAACTTGCTTTTGTTTATGAGCAAGAAGGGGAAAGATTAGCGGAAATTACATGGCAACAAAAGGGTCAAGTAATGGTAATGGATCACACATATGTATCAGATAAGCTCCGTGGTCAAGGTGTGGCAAAAAAATTATTGGATTATGCAGCGGCTTACGCCCGTGGAAATGGCTATAAAATGGAAGCGGTTTGTTCTTATGTAGTTGCAGCATTTGAAAAATCTAATGCTTATGATGATGTAAAACAATAA
- a CDS encoding DUF1002 domain-containing protein: MKKTWMKILTATMLVFGVMAPATSFAADNTPPKAIDEKLGVPIVVYGANLSEAEKESVKKSLKVNEDPEIEEITVSGQDLVKYIKDSNSSSRMYSSAKITRKNKGEGLVIEIVTPSNITQVTSEMYANAMLTAGIEDATVQVAAPKAVTGHSALVGIYKAYEETTGEKLDMDRTDVANEELSVATNLAQSAGVDDAKVAELLTEIKKQIAESKPATREDVEKIVQEQLNKLEINLSDQDRQLLVDLMDKISKLDIDFSKWSEQLDDISNTIKEKFGALMEDEGFWASVKNFFANLKDTISSWFN; this comes from the coding sequence TTGAAGAAAACGTGGATGAAAATACTAACAGCGACTATGTTAGTATTTGGTGTGATGGCACCAGCAACAAGTTTTGCAGCTGATAATACGCCTCCTAAAGCAATTGATGAAAAACTAGGGGTACCAATCGTCGTATATGGGGCAAACTTATCTGAGGCTGAAAAAGAGTCTGTTAAAAAATCATTAAAAGTGAATGAAGATCCTGAAATTGAAGAAATAACAGTATCAGGTCAAGACTTAGTTAAATATATTAAAGATAGTAATTCAAGCTCTCGTATGTATTCTTCTGCCAAAATTACACGCAAGAATAAAGGAGAAGGCTTAGTTATTGAGATTGTTACACCATCAAATATTACACAAGTTACGTCTGAAATGTATGCAAACGCAATGCTAACAGCAGGTATTGAAGATGCGACAGTGCAAGTGGCTGCGCCAAAAGCAGTTACAGGTCATTCAGCGCTTGTGGGAATTTACAAAGCTTACGAAGAAACAACAGGTGAAAAGCTTGATATGGATCGTACAGATGTTGCAAATGAAGAATTATCTGTAGCAACTAATCTTGCACAATCAGCAGGGGTGGACGATGCCAAGGTTGCAGAATTATTAACAGAAATTAAAAAACAAATTGCAGAATCAAAGCCAGCAACTCGAGAAGATGTTGAAAAGATCGTGCAAGAGCAATTAAACAAGCTTGAGATTAATTTAAGTGACCAGGATCGTCAATTGCTAGTTGATTTGATGGACAAAATTAGTAAGCTAGACATCGATTTTAGTAAATGGTCTGAACAATTAGATGATATTAGCAATACAATAAAAGAGAAATTTGGCGCGCTGATGGAAGATGAAGGATTTTGGGCAAGTGTGAAAAATTTCTTTGCTAATTTAAAAGATACAATTTCATCATGGTTTAATTAA
- a CDS encoding S1-like domain-containing RNA-binding protein, translating to MNELKSGEVVTLTVLEQQASKWILTNGVDELPLNASEVTEPLAIGDRLEVFLFADRRGDLAATTAIPSFVQGEYGWARVLKVVEREGAFVDIGTSREVLVQAEDLPAITELWPAPGDHLFMTLRTDRNGDLFGRLATEEKISELFEGAFDDMHNKNINARPYRLLPVGSFLLGVEIPYRIFVHESERNAEPRLGQDVVVRIIDVKDDGSMNGSLLPRKHERISGDALEILNYLQEVGGKMPFGDKSSPDEVQEIFNMSKGAFKRALGTLMKAGKVKQQDGWTEEI from the coding sequence ATGAACGAATTAAAATCAGGTGAAGTTGTTACGTTAACTGTATTAGAGCAACAAGCATCGAAATGGATCTTAACAAATGGAGTTGACGAACTACCTTTAAATGCTTCGGAGGTAACAGAGCCACTTGCAATAGGTGATCGCCTTGAAGTATTTTTATTTGCAGATCGTCGTGGTGATTTAGCGGCTACGACAGCTATCCCATCTTTCGTACAAGGTGAATACGGTTGGGCTCGTGTCCTAAAAGTAGTCGAGCGTGAAGGGGCTTTTGTAGATATCGGTACTTCACGTGAGGTGCTAGTGCAAGCGGAAGATTTACCTGCAATAACGGAGCTTTGGCCAGCACCGGGCGACCATTTATTTATGACATTACGTACAGATCGCAACGGCGATTTATTTGGACGTTTAGCAACTGAAGAAAAAATTTCGGAATTATTTGAAGGCGCATTTGATGACATGCACAATAAAAACATCAACGCACGCCCATATCGTTTATTACCAGTAGGCTCATTTTTATTAGGCGTAGAAATTCCGTACCGCATTTTTGTCCATGAATCAGAGCGTAATGCAGAGCCTCGTCTTGGACAAGACGTAGTTGTTCGTATTATTGATGTAAAAGATGATGGTTCAATGAATGGTTCACTTTTACCACGTAAGCATGAGCGTATTTCAGGTGATGCACTAGAAATATTAAATTATCTACAAGAGGTTGGAGGCAAAATGCCATTCGGCGATAAATCCTCACCTGATGAAGTACAAGAAATATTTAACATGAGTAAAGGTGCATTTAAACGTGCGTTAGGTACACTTATGAAAGCTGGTAAAGTGAAACAGCAGGATGGTTGGACAGAAGAAATTTAG
- the mntR gene encoding transcriptional regulator MntR, producing the protein MPTPSMEDHIEQIYLLIANKGYARVSDIAEALSVLPSSVTKMVQKLDKDGYLVYEKYRGLTLTPKGEKLGKRLVQRHELLEQFLRIIGVDEERIYDDVEGIEHHLSWTSINRIADLVQVMEENPDIAKKLEATRTQHNF; encoded by the coding sequence ATGCCAACACCTAGTATGGAGGACCATATCGAACAAATATATTTATTAATCGCTAATAAAGGGTATGCTCGTGTGTCTGACATTGCTGAAGCATTATCTGTTCTTCCTTCTTCTGTTACAAAAATGGTTCAAAAATTAGATAAAGATGGTTATTTAGTTTATGAAAAATACCGTGGCCTTACATTGACGCCCAAAGGGGAAAAGCTTGGAAAACGTCTTGTACAGCGTCATGAGCTTCTAGAGCAATTTTTGCGAATCATTGGTGTAGATGAAGAGCGTATTTACGATGATGTAGAAGGAATTGAACATCATTTAAGTTGGACTTCAATCAATCGAATTGCGGATCTTGTACAGGTAATGGAAGAAAATCCGGACATCGCGAAAAAACTAGAGGCAACTAGAACACAACATAATTTTTAA
- a CDS encoding late competence development ComFB family protein, translating to MSDPILVNVTEEIVCGLVSFLLRGPEYQTFCKCEICELDAVALTLNALPSKYVTSLESRDEAFKEMNTPENIEQINKEIIHALHVVNKYPRHKAEPTSI from the coding sequence ATGTCAGATCCTATTTTGGTAAATGTTACAGAGGAAATTGTGTGTGGTTTAGTAAGTTTTCTACTACGAGGACCGGAATATCAAACATTTTGTAAATGTGAAATCTGTGAACTTGATGCAGTGGCACTTACACTGAATGCATTGCCTAGTAAGTATGTTACATCTTTGGAATCCCGAGATGAAGCGTTTAAAGAGATGAATACTCCTGAAAATATCGAACAAATCAATAAAGAGATTATTCATGCATTACATGTGGTAAATAAGTATCCTCGACATAAAGCGGAGCCCACTTCTATATGA
- a CDS encoding heavy metal translocating P-type ATPase, producing the protein MGATSTKQEYRLQNLSCASCAAKFEKNVKAIPEVQDAQVNFGASKITVIGDVGVDQLEEAGAFDGIKVSQSTARTLEKSTPFYRKTENILAGIALIFVVLGYVFGAIRSEKDPLAIGMFIIAILVGGIGIFKTGFLNLARFEFDMKTLMTIAVIGAAIIGEWKEAAVVVFLFAVSEALEAYSMDKARQSIRQLMDIAPPTATVKRAHGEHFHELELPTEEIKIGDILIVKPGQKIAMDGIVVSGLSAVNQAAITGESIPVNKTVDDEVFAGTLNEEGALEVRVTKRVEDTTIAKIIHLVEEAQAEKAPSQQFVDRFAKYYTPAIMILALLVAVIPPLFVGDWQHWIYQGLAVLVVGCPCALVVSTPVAIVTAIGNAARQGVLIKGGIHLEQLGHIEAIAFDKTGTLTKGQPAVTDIFTAKEMSEDYVLQLVAAVEKQSQHPLAKAILQALHAKNLTELIPADFQSVTGKGAYATVDGQTIYVGSLKWIATLTTVDEKVKEQVKNLQKQGKTVVAAVSNDQFIGMLGIADQLRQESKDVLDKLNALKIKHKVMLTGDAEPTAQAIATSLNMTDVRASLLPAEKLMAIKDLRAQFGAVAMVGDGVNDAPALASANVGIAMGGAGTDAALETADIALMGDDLTKLPYTIGLSRKTLRIIKENIIFALALKLVALLLVIPGWLTLWIAIFADMGATLLVVINSLRLIKTKKW; encoded by the coding sequence ATGGGAGCGACGTCAACTAAACAAGAATATAGGTTGCAAAACTTGTCCTGTGCAAGCTGTGCAGCAAAGTTCGAAAAAAACGTGAAAGCTATTCCAGAGGTACAGGATGCGCAAGTTAATTTTGGTGCTTCTAAAATAACAGTTATTGGTGATGTTGGCGTTGATCAACTTGAAGAGGCAGGTGCTTTCGACGGCATAAAAGTATCCCAATCAACAGCAAGAACACTTGAAAAATCAACACCTTTTTATCGGAAAACAGAAAATATATTAGCTGGAATTGCCCTGATATTTGTAGTGCTTGGATATGTGTTTGGGGCAATACGTAGTGAAAAGGATCCCTTAGCTATTGGGATGTTTATTATCGCGATTCTAGTTGGGGGTATCGGGATTTTTAAAACGGGATTCCTCAATCTAGCGCGCTTTGAATTTGATATGAAGACACTGATGACCATTGCCGTAATAGGAGCGGCTATTATAGGAGAATGGAAAGAAGCAGCTGTTGTAGTCTTTTTATTTGCAGTAAGTGAAGCGCTTGAAGCGTATTCAATGGATAAAGCACGTCAATCGATTCGTCAGCTAATGGACATAGCTCCACCTACAGCAACGGTAAAGCGCGCGCATGGTGAACATTTCCATGAACTAGAGCTACCAACTGAGGAAATTAAAATTGGCGATATTTTAATCGTTAAACCGGGGCAAAAGATTGCTATGGACGGAATTGTAGTTAGTGGATTGTCAGCAGTGAATCAGGCAGCAATTACGGGCGAATCTATTCCCGTTAATAAAACGGTCGATGATGAAGTATTTGCAGGTACTTTAAATGAAGAAGGTGCCTTGGAAGTTCGTGTGACAAAGCGAGTAGAGGATACAACAATTGCCAAAATCATTCATCTTGTTGAAGAAGCACAGGCAGAAAAAGCACCTTCACAGCAGTTCGTGGATCGCTTTGCAAAATACTACACACCTGCAATTATGATTCTTGCTTTACTTGTAGCGGTTATACCACCTTTATTCGTAGGTGATTGGCAACATTGGATTTATCAAGGATTAGCAGTCCTTGTTGTAGGTTGTCCATGTGCACTAGTCGTTTCCACGCCAGTTGCTATTGTAACGGCAATCGGGAATGCTGCTAGACAGGGTGTCCTTATTAAGGGTGGTATTCATTTAGAGCAGCTAGGTCATATCGAAGCAATAGCATTTGATAAGACAGGTACACTGACAAAAGGCCAACCTGCTGTAACGGATATTTTTACAGCGAAAGAGATGTCGGAGGATTATGTTTTACAGCTAGTAGCGGCAGTTGAAAAACAATCGCAGCATCCATTAGCAAAAGCTATTTTGCAGGCATTGCATGCTAAAAATTTAACAGAGCTTATACCGGCTGACTTTCAATCCGTAACAGGCAAGGGCGCTTATGCAACGGTTGATGGTCAAACAATCTATGTAGGTAGCTTAAAATGGATTGCTACTTTAACGACTGTTGATGAAAAGGTAAAAGAACAGGTTAAAAACCTTCAAAAACAGGGTAAAACAGTTGTAGCAGCTGTTAGTAATGATCAGTTTATTGGGATGCTTGGAATTGCTGATCAATTACGTCAAGAAAGTAAAGATGTCTTGGATAAATTAAATGCTCTAAAAATAAAGCATAAAGTTATGCTGACAGGCGATGCAGAACCAACAGCACAGGCAATTGCAACTTCTTTAAATATGACAGATGTGAGGGCAAGTTTATTGCCAGCAGAAAAATTAATGGCCATTAAAGATTTACGTGCACAATTTGGCGCAGTGGCGATGGTAGGAGATGGCGTCAATGATGCGCCTGCACTTGCCTCAGCCAATGTTGGTATTGCAATGGGAGGTGCTGGCACTGATGCAGCACTAGAAACAGCAGATATCGCATTAATGGGTGATGATTTAACGAAGCTTCCTTATACGATTGGCTTAAGTAGAAAAACATTACGCATCATTAAAGAGAACATAATATTTGCCTTAGCCTTAAAATTAGTTGCCCTGTTACTCGTTATCCCGGGATGGTTAACATTGTGGATTGCAATCTTCGCAGATATGGGTGCTACATTACTAGTTGTTATTAATTCATTACGATTAATCAAAACTAAAAAATGGTGA
- a CDS encoding metalloregulator ArsR/SmtB family transcription factor, whose translation MPKEVCEITQVHEEAVVKVQQQMPDLSGVAKFLKALSDETRLKIAYALTVEDELCVCDVASIIGSSVATASHHLRYLKDNNLAKSYRKGKQMYYSLADEHVYQIVTVAYEHTKEGIADGSDVN comes from the coding sequence ATGCCAAAAGAAGTATGTGAGATAACACAAGTTCACGAAGAAGCTGTCGTTAAGGTACAACAGCAAATGCCGGATCTATCAGGAGTAGCAAAATTTTTAAAGGCATTATCTGATGAAACAAGACTTAAAATTGCGTATGCCTTAACGGTCGAGGATGAATTATGTGTTTGTGATGTTGCCTCCATTATTGGCTCGTCAGTAGCAACAGCATCGCATCATTTACGTTATTTAAAAGATAATAACTTAGCAAAATCGTATCGTAAAGGAAAGCAAATGTATTACTCTTTAGCTGATGAGCATGTGTATCAAATTGTAACGGTTGCCTATGAACATACGAAAGAAGGGATTGCAGATGGGAGCGACGTCAACTAA